TATTTTTTCCCTTTCCTCAATCGTTAAATGCTTGTATTTCATAACACTTTGATATTATCTGTTTAATCAAAGTGTTGCACTTACTTGTTGAACTGACCACAGTGTCTTTCAGACGGACGCTGGCTTAGAGACAGCACCACTGATCTTTCTGGCTTTATCGCCTCAGACCCAGTAGATCCGATCAATCAAAATAATTGGCCACGTGGCGCTTACTATTATTATTCGCGTAGTTATGGTGGAGACAAACAATGGTATATGCTTGTATATTCTTTAGAAAGTTTTCCGAATCCACTCATAGAAAATTCGGACGGAGTTACAGCGCCCGACGGAACTTACTTTCATTATGGAAATGGTTCTGATGGAGTTATTACTGTGGGTGTAGGAAAATGAATCCTGCTGAATTTTTCAAAGAACTTACAACTATCGGTTATTGGTCGTGAAACTTATACAAAAATCCCTTGCCGACCGGCGAGGGATTTTTGTATTTCTAGTTTACCCCACACTAATTTCAACTAAATAAAGTTTTACTAATAAATAAAATTTTATTAGAAAACCATTGCAATGGTTTTATATATAGTATTGAAAAATTAGTGTCAGGGCAGAAAAATGTTATTTTACCGCGTCTTTTAGGGCCTTAGCGGCTCTAAACTTTGGAACTTTCATAGCGGCAACCTGTACTGTTTCTCCTGTTCTAGGATTCCTTGCAGTCCTTGCGTCTCTTTTCTTTACAGAAAAGATACCAAGACCTGCGATTGAAACCTCGTCTCCTTTCTTAAGCGAATCAATAATTGAATTGATTATTGTGTCTACGATATCTTCAGATTGTGTTTTTGTGCCACCCAATTTCTCATGAACAATCTCTACAATACCTGCTTTATTCATATATTTAACTCTTATATTATCGGCCATCAAGTTGTTAGAAAACAAATTCTTTCTAATTAACCTAAAATACCGATAAATTAATAAAAATAATCTTAATAATTTCGACCTAATTTCTTACAATATAATTATATATTAAGCCACATTTCAAGCAATAGCAGGTGGGGAATACCATTTTATTACCAGGTCATGAAGACTTTACCTGGCATATTCAATAACTTTTGTCTCTCTGACTACGTGGACTTTAATTTCGCCCGGGTATTTTAATTCATTTTCAACCCTATCAGCTATATCACGAGCCATTTTATGCGCCTCTATATCGCTAACATCCTGAGGATTAACGAAAATTCTAATCTCCCTGCCTGCCTGTATGGCATAAGATTTCTCAACGCCCGAGAAAGAGTTAGCGATACTCTCAAGGTCTCCAAGTCTCTTTAGATAATTTTCTAATGTATCACGCCTTGCACCCGGTCTTGCCCCTGATATAGCGTCGGCGGTCTGGACAATGATAGATTCAAGCGTTTCGTAAGGATACTCTCCATGATGAGCCTGCATAGCTTTAATAACATCTTCCTCTATATTAAATTTCTGCAAGATACGTTTTCCTATTTCAACATGAGTACCTTGAACTTCATGGTCCATAGCCTTGCCTATATCATGGAAAAGCGCTCCTTTTTTGGCTATTGCCACATTAGCGCCCAATTCTTCAGCGAGCATACCTGCCAAATGAGCTATCTCTATAGAATGACGCAAGACATTTTGCCCA
The genomic region above belongs to Patescibacteria group bacterium and contains:
- a CDS encoding HU family DNA-binding protein encodes the protein MNKAGIVEIVHEKLGGTKTQSEDIVDTIINSIIDSLKKGDEVSIAGLGIFSVKKRDARTARNPRTGETVQVAAMKVPKFRAAKALKDAVK